A genomic region of Pyrus communis chromosome 14, drPyrComm1.1, whole genome shotgun sequence contains the following coding sequences:
- the LOC137714533 gene encoding uncharacterized protein, producing MVFLGSKGVLILLIVLVSAAVLVQSMQPPNGNQPLKPSDANQPLNPPNSKQPLNPPNGKQPLNPLDGNQPLNPPHGNQHLNPPNGKQPPNPPKAKQPPNPPNAKQPPNPPNANQSPNPPNANQPPNPPNANQPPNPPNAKPNPPNAKQPPNPPNAKQPPNANHPPDVKVCSGKKSPCFGKQVHCPKECPSTSPTDKMAKMCYLNCDSPICKAECKSPKPNCKGPGSACLDPRFIGGDGIVFYFHGKKNEYFNLVSDPNLQINSRFIGVRPEGRTRDNTWIQALGLLFDSNSFSLEASKSSVWDDEIDHLKFTYNGEELVIPEYHLSVWESPEYDIIVKRTSSKNSVWVTLPEVAEISVNVVPVTKEDDRIHNYHIPSDDCFAHLEVQFRFYDLSSNVEGVLGRTYQPDFKNPAKPGVAMPVVGGEDKYRTTSLFSADCAACVFTQPGKLDQTNSRVMDYRMLDCTGNSFGGNGIVCRK from the exons ATGGTTTTCTTAGGTAGCAAAGGGGTTTTGATCCTTCTGATAGTCCTTGTATCTGCTGCTGTTCTGGTGCAGAGTATGCAACCTCCAAACGGTAACCAACCTTTGAAACCGTCAGACGCAAATCAACCTCTGAATCCTCCAAATAGTAAGCAACCTCTGAATCCTCCAAATGGTAAGCAACCTCTGAATCCTTTAGACGGTAATCAACCTCTGAATCCTCCACATGGTAATCAACATTTGAATCCTCCAAATGGTAAGCAacctccaaatcctccaaaaGCTAAGCAacctccaaatcctccaaacGCTAAGCAacctccaaatcctccaaacGCTAACCAAtctccaaatcctccaaacGCTAACCAacctccaaatcctccaaacGCTAACCAacctccaaatcctccaaatGCTAAGCCAAATCCTCCAAATGCTAAGCAacctccaaatcctccaaacGCTAAGCAACCTCCAAATGCTAACCATCCTCCAGATGTTAAAGTTTGCTCCGGCAAGAAAAGCCCCTGCTTTGGGAAGCAAGTACATTGCCCAAAGGAATGTCCATCCACTTCACCGACAGACAAAATGGCTAAAATGTGCTATCTCAACTGTGACTCTCCTATATGCAAAGCTGAGTGCAAAA GTCCCAAGCCCAACTGCAAAGGCCCCGGATCAGCATGCCTGGACCCTCGCTTCATTGGTGGAGACGGCATTGTCTTTTACTTCCATGGCAAGAAAAATGAGTACTTCAACTTAGTTTCTGATCCCAACCTCCAAATCAACTCCCGCTTCATTGGTGTGCGCCCTGAAGGCCGAACCAGGGACAACACTTGGATTCAGGCCCTTGGACTCCTCTTTGACTCTAACAGCTTCTCCCTAGAGGCCAGCAAATCATCAGTATGGGATGATGAAATCGACCACTTGAAATTCACTTACAATGGAGAGGAGCTAGTCATCCCAGAATACCATCTCTCCGTGTGGGAGTCTCCGGAATATGACATTATAGTGAAGAGAACATCGAGCAAGAACAGTGTATGGGTCACTCTCCCGGAAGTTGCTGAAATTTCAGTAAATGTGGTTCCTGTGACAAAGGAAGATGATAGGATCCACAATTATCATATACCGTCAGATGACTGTTTTGCTCACCTGGAAGTACAGTTCAGATTCTACGACTTATCCTCAAACGTTGAAGGAGTGCTCGGAAGGACTTACCAGCCAGATTTCAAGAACCCTGCAAAGCCAGGAGTAGCTATGCCAGTGGTGGGAGGTGAAGACAAGTATAGAACAACATCACTCTTCTCTGCAGATTGCGCTGCTTGTGTGTTCACTCAGCCCGGTAAGCTGGATCAGACAAATTCAAGGGTGATGGATTACAGAATGCTTGACTGCACTGGTAATTCCTTCGGTGGCAATGGAATAGTTTGCAGGAAATAA
- the LOC137714531 gene encoding phytohormone-binding protein CSBP-like, producing MVVKTKQDQITVGVAVEALWKAMALDALNVIPKIMSSIVRSIDGLKEMVALVPFCSSTYSVESNRVQTEKIVELDESQYRYALQVVEGPALTLRNFSALTSFFQLRKIGEQETLVDMKVEYETDKEEANTGEIAMQPVTSYIQLLEKYLLES from the exons ATGGTTGTCAAAACGAAACAAGATCAGATAACAGTTGGTGTTGCAGTTGAAGCCCTGTGGAAAGCTATGGCTTTGGATGCACTTAATGTCATACCAAAGATAATGTCTAGTATAGTCCGCAGTATTGATGGATTGAAGGAGATGGTGGCCTTGGTTCCGTTCTGCTCTTCAACCT ATAGTGTAGAGTCCAATCGAGTACAGACGGAAAAGATTGTGGAACTTGATGAGTCTCAGTATCGATATGCTTTACAAGTCGTGGAAGGCCCGGCGCTAACACTGCGCAATTTTTCGGCATTGACATCATTTTTCCAACTGAGGAAAATCGGAGAGCAGGAGACATTGGTCGATATGAAAGTGGAATACGAGACTGACAAAGAAGAAGCTAATACCGGCGAGATTGCAATGCAGCCTGTAACTTCTTACATTCAACTTCTGGAGAAATATTTGTTAGAATCTTAA
- the LOC137714532 gene encoding uncharacterized protein, with the protein MESLGSKSVLIVLVILVSAAVLVQCKTDLKVCYSKKSPCFLKQVYCPKECPSSSPTDKTAKICYLNCDSPICKAECKGRKPNCEGPGSACMDPRFIGGDGIVFYFHGKKNEYFSLVSDPNLQINARFIGLRPEGRTRDYTWIQALGLLFDSNSFSLEASQASAWDNQIDHLKFIYNGEELIIPESQLSMWQSPENAIRVERTSSKNSVLVTLPEVAEISVNVVPVTKEDDRIHNYQIPSDDCFAHLEVQFRFYGLSSNVEGVLGRTYQPDFKNPAKPGVAMPVVGGENKYRTTSLVSADCAACVFTKSGKMDQTSLRVMDYGNLDCTGNSFSGNGIVCRK; encoded by the exons aTGGAGTCCTTAGGCAGCAAAAGTGTTTTGATCGTTCTGGTAATCCTAGTATCCGCTGCTGTTCTGGTACAATGTAAGACAGATCTTAAGGTTTGCTACAGCAAGAAAAGCCCGTGCTTTCTCAAGCAGGTATACTGCCCGAAGGAATGTCCATCCTCTTCACCGACAGACAAAACGGCTAAAATATGTTATCTGAACTGTGACTCACCTATATGCAAAGCTGAGTGCAAAG GTCGCAAGCCTAATTGCGAAGGCCCTGGATCAGCATGCATGGACCCTCGCTTCATCGGTGGAGATGGCATTGTCTTTTACTTCCACGGCAAGAAAAATGAGTATTTCAGCTTAGTTTCTGACCCCAACCTGCAAATCAACGCTCGGTTCATCGGTCTTCGCCCTGAAGGCAGAACCAGGGACTACACTTGGATTCAGGCCCTTGGACTCCTCTTTGACTCTAACAGCTTCTCCCTAGAGGCGAGCCAAGCATCGGCATGGGATAATCAAATCGACCACTTGAAATTTATTTACAATGGAGAGGAGCTAATCATCCCTGAGTCTCAGCTCTCCATGTGGCAATCTCCGGAAAATGCCATTAGAGTAGAGAGAACATCGAGTAAGAATAGTGTTCTGGTCACTCTCCCCGAAGTTGCTGAAATTTCAGTAAATGTGGTGCCTGTGACAAAGGAAGATGATAGGATCCACAATTATCAGATACCATCAGATGACTGTTTTGCACATCTGGAAGTACAGTTCAGATTCTATGGCTTATCCTCAAACGTTGAGGGAGTGCTTGGAAGGACTTACCAGCCAGATTTCAAGAACCCGGCAAAGCCAGGAGTAGCTATGCCAGTTGTGGGAGGGGAAAACAAGTACAGAACAACATCACTTGTCTCCGCAGATTGCGCTGCTTGTGTTTTCACTAAATCCGGGAAGATGGATCAAACAAGTTTAAGGGTGATGGATTACGGAAATCTTGACTGCACTGGTAATTCCTTCAGTGGGAATGGAATAGTTTGCAGGAAGTAA
- the LOC137714530 gene encoding phytohormone-binding protein CSBP-like yields the protein MVVKTKQDQITVGVAVEALWKAMALDAVTVIPKIMSSVRSIDVIEGDGGLGSVLRFNLATYRVESNGAQTEKIVELDESHYRYALQVIKGPALTLRNFSALTTFFQLKKIGEQETLVDMKVVYETEKEEVNCSEIAMHPVTCYVQLLEKYLLES from the exons ATGGTTGTCAAAACGAAACAAGATCAGATAACAGTCGGCGTTGCAGTTGAAGCCCTGTGGAAAGCCATGGCTTTGGATGCAGTTACTGTCATACCAAAGATAATGTCTAGTGTCCGCAGTATCGATGTAATTGAAGGAGATGGTGGCCTTGGTTCCGTTCTGCGCTTCAACCTTGCCACTT atCGTGTAGAGTCCAATGGAGCACAGACAGAAAAGATTGTGGAACTTGATGAGTCTCATTATCGATATGCTTTACAAGTCATAAAAGGCCCGGCGCTAACACTGCGCAATTTTTCGGCATTGACCACATTTTTCCAACTGAAGAAAATAGGAGAGCAGGAGACATTGGTTGATATGAAAGTGGTATACGAGACTGAGAAAGAAGAAGTTAATTGCAGCGAGATTGCAATGCATCCTGTAACTTGTTACGTTCAACTTCTGGAGAAATATTTGCTAGAATCTTAA